GTTTTTTATGACATCATCTGATgtaagaattccttttaaatttcaacggagataATTTccttaatgatttcttttgtgatgactattaataagagtcagagacaatctttaaagccTTTTGGGATATATCTTgtgtcgccagtgttttcacatgatcaattgtatgttgcaatttaatgagttacttctagagaaggattaaaaatattgatcatcgatgatgACGTTGAAGATACGAATAAGACTTCCAATGtagtctataaggaagtcttctgTAATATACCATAATttcttttgtatgaatatttatccaaatttattgttgaagtatcgtttaatgttactcaatttttttcctatacctttcattattgcaattttcatattttattttatgtttatttacAATGAGAcggggatcgaacccaaaaCCTATAGCATAAtttccatattttattttatcattacaTCTTACGGCTAATTAGATATGTGCAttgcacgggtcgatgttctataGTTTGTTAAAATTTTTTAGGCTGCTCTTAGTTCACCTAAAATAATACTTGTTAAATCTCTTATTCTTATCATATGcctatttttagtaaaaaataatcttGTCTATCTTTATTAAagtaataagtaaaaaaaaatctttatcaAAGAAATTTAGttgataataatatattattcattTTGACATATATCGGAGTCTCTGtgattagttaattaatttaagataattgattttaaattaatgGAAATAAATCTCTTAATTTTAATTCGTATATGATattatcaatatattatttaactcAATATTACCATAATAATTGACAAAAGATAGAAAAATCGTAtgctattcaatttttttttatcacattatGATCATAtcacaatatttatttttgttaatactatCATATcaatgtaattattttataccaACCACCAAAAGAGTCATTCACACTTAGTGACCAAAACTCTATATAACCACTAAATCAGTTTAGATGTTAAAccacaaacaaaaatatttttctttagtcTAAGTTAGTGTTACAACAAGCATAAATTTATGGCTTCATTAAGGAGGATCCGaactattttgttaattttcacTTTAATCCTAGCAATGCAAATGTCATTTTCTACTGGTAAGCCTTTATTCAAGGATATGCATGCCTATacacacatatttttttatattatatttttattttttttgcaacataTCTTATTCACTTAGCTCTTCAATTGTATAGATATACAATATGCATATCGATCGGATAATGCTGTGGTGGATCCGTTGTACAAGTGGTCTATAATGCTTAAAATTATCAGAAATCTCTAACGATTGTCGATAATACTTCTTAAAAGTAAAAATCATGATTCTTCTCGTTTTTACGACTAAAAAATGACATTATTTGTGTCAATTAAGTATGCGTTACATAtttattatatgttgttttgATTAAACCGATGtcaattaagtcattatttcaatcataaaaataaaaataatcattaaattaTACGTTCCAACATCAGCGtatatattatcaataatattttaaatattttttatatactagTCACCATGTAATATGTATATCCTTGTTGATATAATTgactaatttaatttctttttgtattATCTATTTTGAATTATACTAAGGTATTGGTGTCAATTTTGGGAGGAATGGTGACAATCTTCCAAGCCCACAAAATGTTGTAAGTCTTTACAAGAAGTGTGGCATTAAGCTTCTACGACTTTTTGAGCCAAACCTTGATATATTAGAAGCATTGAAGGGATCCAATTTGCAAGTGAGTCTTGGAGTAAAAAATGGAGATGTGCAAAGCTTAGCATCATCTAAAGAAGCTGCTAACCAATGGGTTAATACTAATGTTGCCCCTTACAAAGGTGATGTTAATTTCAAATGGATTGTATTAGGAAATGAGATTATTCCGGGCGCCGAAGGCATTTATGCTACTCAAGCTATGAAAAACATTAAAGATGCGATAAATTCGATTGGCTTGACTAAAACTATAGTGACCACATCATTTTATATGTCTGGAATTACATCCTCTTACCCTCCATCTGCAGGGGCATTTACCAAAGATGTGGTAAATGTTATGAAAGATGTTACTGCTTATTTACTTCAAACTGGAGCACCCCTTATGGTTAATGTGTACCCGTATTATGCTTATACATCAAATCCAAAAGACATTAAGTTAGAATATGCCACATTTCAAACCACAAATACTGTAGTGGTGGATGGTGGCTTGAGTTATTCTAACCTTTTTGATGCAATGGTTGATTCAGTTTATGCAGCATTAGGAAAAATAAATGCAGGGAATGTTTCTCTTGAAATTGGAGAAACTGGTTGGCCTACTGCAGGGAATGAGCCTTATTCAagtaaggaaaatgctaagACATATAACAAAAATTTGATACAATATGTGCAAAGTGGCAAAGGTACACCaaaaaaaccaaatcaaactaTTGATGTGTTTATATTTGCAATGTTCAACgaaaatcaaaagacaactggAATAGAGCAGAATTGGGGACTCTTTTATCCTAACATGAGTCATGTTTATCCTCTTCTAAATTGTTGATTGTAATATGAATTgcaatatttaaatataagttgTACATTGTGAACACTTATAATTCAATGGTAAACAAAAGGAATTGTTGTTGCTATTTCGTTGAAGACGAAAGCAATATTTGCTGAACTTTGCCACCAAATATCGTGTGTTCATTGTTTGCGCTTATTGTGTTCTTTACTTTATTAAACCAGTTTTTTTCTAAggtaatattaataattttgttaGAAATATTAAAATGGTATACATTTACTCTATAAATATCTATGTCATTTGGTTGCTTATAGAGTTAAAGGTATTGAAAGACAATTCAAGTTATATTGCGATATTTATATTCACATTGCAGTACAAAAGTTTATGGTTGTACACGACATATAGATGTCATGTCACTCCCATAAGTTAATTATTACAATACACATATACTCTAATAAACACTATTAAAACTTAATATACCATACCCAACCAACAATAACAAAATTGATGAAATAACAAAAACTTATAGATATAATCCGATAATAACACATTAATCAAACTAACTATGAAATTATCTTTCATTTGCGTCGAACAATAATTGGACTCTAACATTGTGTTTTCCATTTGTCCATATCAATTCACCAAATTAGTATTTCCTTCTTGGAGTCTGATGGTGGCTTTGCAAGTGCACggaatcgcaaccaagtaataaagtgataagttatcgttctccacagggattgtgccaaaattactagtttcgtttaggaatttagaaagtaaagttgttttgcattcgctttgtttgttttagaGAGTTTTGCATtcaataaaagtaaataacaaCAAAGTAAAGGACGAGAAATTAAAgagcaataataataaagagATTGTGTGAGTAGATGCACGAGGTGGTTAAGTGTTTCAAATctctcccttactcctgcttggtaaGTGGCATTATACTATACATCATTACTAGTTATAACCTACcggattaatttctattaaaataagcCTAGTATTACTATACTTATTTCTATTGCAATCTGACTTGGGTCGAACCAATTAAGCGTTGATAGTTTAGCCTTTGTTATTTCATATCATTACCTTTAACGGTGCAATTATTAATCTTGCCCATGTACCGTCAGTcaaatactgaatttaatggtctcatattgGTAGGATGAAATGTCTTTTTGGTCTGACCTATTAATTTTGTTGTCACGGGATTAACTAATTTCATCTAGGTTGATTCActtaatgtgatcaatattaagaatgaataattaaatcaaagacaaatatagaaaataacttAATAACAATTGAGCATAAACTTTATCAAATCAGGGTTACATGTCTCAAGCAttcataagggagttcatctactcgacctaacctagtaaaaataaattacaaagacaataaaagaaaagaaccttattggtcTTGTAGTTCCTTgggcctccttgcctcctccttagattTCTCCTTACTCTGgagtgaatattgaataactctcaatatttctgaatgaataatagtgaaggaagAGAGTTccatttatagtttttcagcttgATTTAAGCATTTTCTGCGCACCCATCGTATCCATCAtagccacgatggcgtgtaattttgcctcatcgtgaccacaatggatcatatcgtggtatgatggaagatttgatcaggattttctatttttcttcaaccgccttcatcgtgccacgatggtatgtcatcgtggtacgatggaaagatttgttgcagattttctacAATTTAAACCGCCTTATCATCGTGCCGCGTTGGATCTCATCGTATGTACGATGGTGTGCGCTGTTTTTGAcgtttttgccatttttttatgctttttccactttttctTGCTTCTAGGCTAAGTAACTTCATTTTTTCAGGTATTtacttgcttttgggcttcaattactgttaaaactatcctaaattactactaaaaacatcatataattgactgtcatcagaGTCTCACTTCTTGCTTGCACTACAACTTGAAATGTCTTCTTTTCACCAATtttcttgaaattcaatgaaTTTGGTACAACAAAAATTTTATATCCAGACAATTGGGCTTTTACAAAATATGTACTTGGTGGCCCAACATTGGTAACTCTCCTAGTCACATTAACAACATTTAATCCAAGATTTGGTAATGTGATTGAAGGGTAATTCAAGTCATTTATGCTATGTGACCCTGAACATTTATGCTATGTTGAAATTACTGATCTTCTTGTAGTTAGGAGGCCCTTCAATTCACTTGAGAAACACATAGGAATCAAAATCATTGAAGCTATGAGGTCGGACATTATTTACACCCAAATGCTTAAGGACCAACACTTCCCTCTCTCATACCAACATAAGCCACATCCaaatgcttttgttttttaatagtatttgattatttattgatttgaattcagtaaaaaaaaatagtaaaaatatttatacttttgccataattatttttgaagttaataaattttattttattttgccataattttttttgtcttaatcaaaattaattaatttttttctcttaattataatttttatcttaATCAAAATTTaccttaattaaaaatagattttatataaaaaataagtaaaaaaaggtaatggaaaatttgaaagaatcAACGCAAATTGTTGGGAATACTTGGGGACTTTCCTGAAAACGCCAAATCCGCAGGAAATGACTCCTTAGTGTGAAATCTCTAGGAAAAATTATTGGAATATCTGCAGATTTTTTTCTGCGGGAATATTAGCAGGAAAATTTTTAGTgtgaatttctaatttttgttttagatactattgaaattgatttttttttacagtgaaGCTGAAAATCGAACTTACAATCTCTAGTATATTATCCAAACCTTTTATCACCGGACAAAACCAAATGGCTTCAGTTGAAATTGATAATTATGACAACATTGTTCGATGGTCTATCCACATCCAAATCCAAATGTGAATAAATTTGGGAATTAGTCATGTGCCTAGGTATTTTCCTGAAAACGCCAAATCAGAGGAAAATGACTCCTTAATGTGAAATCTCTAGGAAATTTTTTAGGAATATCTGCATATTTTTTTCTTGCTGGAATATTAGCAGGAAAATCCTTAGTGTGAggtttctaatttttattttagacaCGGttgaaattaactttttttatttacgGTGAATCGAACTTAAGATCTTTAGTATATTATCCAAACTCTTTTTCATTAGACAAAATCTAATGGCTTCGGTTGAAAttctaaattaataattatgacaACATTGCTCGATGGTCTATCCACATCCAAATGTGAATAAATTTGGGAATAATCATATGCCTAGGTGTTTGAACTGAttaccaaaataaattttaggtCATGAAAAAGATAGATGTTATGAAGATATGTCACTACCCACTAGTATAGACCAAAAGCTATTATGAGTTGTCAAATATTAATAATTGTGAATAGGAAAGCAATTCTTAAGTGGTAAAAAATGTATAAAGCAAGTCTTAGGTGGTAAAAAATGTATAAAAGGTTATGGGTTATGCTAATTATTCTCTTTAGAGTACaagttagaaaaaataaaaaataaaaagttttgtattaaaaagaataattttttttatacttttaaaaagtaaattacaTAAGATCCAATAGTCTTTTATCTTGTTTGGTTCTTTAATTAGTATCCTATGGGCATTAGTTAGCATCTTGTTATTCCAAATTAAAATTGGAGTTTGGGCTGGTTTCTATTTCTATCTAAGAATCCTGATGGTTCAACTTTCACTCTCAAGTATAACGTAACTAAAATCCTACTATGTGATTAATAGTTCTTTGTATTGAGAGTTTTGCATTATTGATATTGGTAGTTGGTTTTGTCTTGATTTGACTTTGGTTTGGGTATTGGCTTTGAGAGTTGGAAGGGGAGGATAACGGGCTGGATTGGACAAGTTTGGGCCTAatcgtttatttatttatttttttgataatgatGAGGGCTTAAGCCCAATCCTTTATCTGACCGGGAGAAGTTGGTTAATGAATTGCAGATTATATATCGGACTTACTTCGTTGATTTTAGCATAACCGAAGTTAGTATAGTTCTAAATTTTTGAATAGATTGGTTTTGAC
This genomic interval from Trifolium pratense cultivar HEN17-A07 linkage group LG6, ARS_RC_1.1, whole genome shotgun sequence contains the following:
- the LOC123887979 gene encoding glucan endo-1,3-beta-glucosidase-like; translated protein: MASLRRIRTILLIFTLILAMQMSFSTGIGVNFGRNGDNLPSPQNVVSLYKKCGIKLLRLFEPNLDILEALKGSNLQVSLGVKNGDVQSLASSKEAANQWVNTNVAPYKGDVNFKWIVLGNEIIPGAEGIYATQAMKNIKDAINSIGLTKTIVTTSFYMSGITSSYPPSAGAFTKDVVNVMKDVTAYLLQTGAPLMVNVYPYYAYTSNPKDIKLEYATFQTTNTVVVDGGLSYSNLFDAMVDSVYAALGKINAGNVSLEIGETGWPTAGNEPYSSKENAKTYNKNLIQYVQSGKGTPKKPNQTIDVFIFAMFNENQKTTGIEQNWGLFYPNMSHVYPLLNC